The DNA window GGGGCAAATCGTCCCCCTCCCCCATCACGATGCAGTAGAAATCGTCGCGCTTGCGGTCGTGCAGGAGGTGAGCCAGGGCGCGGACGAGGCAATCCAACCCATCCTGGATCCCGATGACGCCGGCGTACCCGAGGATCGTCTTTCCCGAACCCACGAGGTCGGGATAAGGCTCATAGGCGCCGATGTCTTTTAGCAGCGGGCCATTCCGCACGATCGTGACATCCGCCTCGACCCGTTTGCCGCGCTCCATGGCGAGGCGCTTGAACGACTCGTTGGTGGCGATCACGTGGTTGGCCGTCCAGTAGGTGCATCGCTCCAGAAACCGGAGGGCGCTGTAGATCAGCCGATTCCCCTGCCCGCCCGTGCGCGCGAGATACAATTCGGGTGAGACGTCGTGATGATCGAACACAAACGGTTTGCCCAGCAAGCGGTAGAAAAGTCCCACGGCAAACAGCGTATCGGGCGGGTTGTGGGCATGGACGGCGTCGAAGCCTTCGCGGCCCCACACCCGGAAAGAGACCCATAACGCCGCCCAGGTGGAATAGATGAACTCCCAGGCAAAACCAAGCACGCTGGTATTCGATCGAGGGGGTGAGTAGCGATAAACCGAAACGCCGGCCACCTGCTCCCGAGGAAGTTCATCCGGATCGCGCGGCGCGATGACCGTCACGCGATAGCCGGCATCAACGAGGGCCCGTGCCTCCCGGCGTACGCGGGTATCGCCCGGGTAGGGGTTGTTTTCGAGCAGCATGAGGATCCGGGGCGAATCCGCGTTCCTCGTTCTTTCGAATTCTGACATCAACAAACGGAGCAATGAGGCCAGTGCTCGGGCATCGCGATGCGCCCGGGGGTAGCCGTCGTTCTACGACGCGGGATAGGAATCGGGAGCCGACCCGAAGGGGTGGGTCGACAGGTATGATGTCGGCTCTCCGGTACATCGTTCCGGTACGAGGCTGCCACGGTATCGCACCGGTGAATTATCTAGCGGCTCGCGCCGGCGGACGTGCCTATTGACGCGCCAACCGACGAGCCAGCCGTCACGGCATCCTCGAGCATGGCATCGTAGACCCGGGCGTGGACGCGCCAGTCCAGTCGCTCGGGAATATCGTGGAGCGTCTC is part of the Rhodothermales bacterium genome and encodes:
- a CDS encoding glycosyltransferase family 4 protein — encoded protein: MSEFERTRNADSPRILMLLENNPYPGDTRVRREARALVDAGYRVTVIAPRDPDELPREQVAGVSVYRYSPPRSNTSVLGFAWEFIYSTWAALWVSFRVWGREGFDAVHAHNPPDTLFAVGLFYRLLGKPFVFDHHDVSPELYLARTGGQGNRLIYSALRFLERCTYWTANHVIATNESFKRLAMERGKRVEADVTIVRNGPLLKDIGAYEPYPDLVGSGKTILGYAGVIGIQDGLDCLVRALAHLLHDRKRDDFYCIVMGEGDDLPRVRELAERLGVSGHIRFTGWVQKAELGRYLTSIDIGLDPDPSNPCNDHCTMIKMSEYMAFAKPIVAFDLPEHRFTARDAAVYVPDNDEAGFAAAIERLMDDPAARSAMGAAGLERVKSELAWEFSAPRLVSVYDRLFHSLTYSRPLPSRTHSS